In a genomic window of Quercus lobata isolate SW786 chromosome 4, ValleyOak3.0 Primary Assembly, whole genome shotgun sequence:
- the LOC115987498 gene encoding uncharacterized protein LOC115987498 has translation MIDKTELKKDESQDRSLIGLLSWSIKGVLNVLFNNNSEQETKIMESMVEKTETKIMESMVEKTEVKKEEIPGRSLVDLVFSWSLKDVLNEDLHKHQVRKIPETFSSTTEYLTSFCDALVEETHADLLSSMSTVSQAPTRAIFSVTQSVKCKPPKDLLYHVTLESVKRIENHGVRYEPEVRDIIAITDVRPKCIDDLERQNRSYVVAFVLSVRYESSLTILSSKPILFEHDKNKKRQTLYAVPLVNMTTNIRIWRALNSKLEGGNLNIIQNVLQSSSMDATNCTTFLIEENCNAAFAAISSKICSSDLNDSQKDAVLSCLVTRESNHQNTVKLIWGPPGTGKTKTVGVLLFSLLRMKCKTLTCAPTNTAVLEVTQRLLKNVTESLEYDTYGLGDVVLFGNGKRMKILDRHNLLDIFLDNRVSILHECLVSSSGWKGSLTSMICLLEDPRRQYNLYLNDRSMIDNEEEKIDDKKSKKNVRNVIVKASNENKYKKNEGQVVDKCDSHLSFEEFVQRRFNCILQRLKYCNVNLCTHLPTSFISLEVVKKMKLSLDLLTSLEKLLSNVTVADKELEQVSEENDQRFGHLMKYGFVRGDCLRILRTIPKKFPVPDFRYEWEIKKFCLENSCLYFCTVSSSAKLHEVKTQWEVLVIDEAAQLKECESTIPLQLPGLRLAILIGDERQLPAMVKSKVSEEAGFGRSLFQRLVLLGKNKNLLNVQHRMHPSISLFPNRVFYENQILDGPNVKERRYERRFLQGNMFGSYSFINIAHGKEEFDYSHSLKNMVEVAVASEIVASLFKEFVRTKKKVKVGIISPYKAQVYAIGEKVKHYSADSNDDFSISVRSVDGFQGGEEDVIIISTVRCNMNGVVGFLENHQRANVALTRARHCLWILGNEATLTKSCTIWKELVIDAKKRGRFYNADVDKNLAQAITVALVEHNQIHILLNMDSFLFRKAKWKVSFSNDFLNSMSRVKNVETCKQVLTLLENLANGWRQSHRKKNLFFYWGTSSQLLEQYKVNGCLNLVWTVDILKENSYYIQILKVWDILPLSEIPRVANHLDVLFENYTVDKMSQCKYKSLNGCLLVPMRWSINSCSCPEVDPLLSLSKSLVSLSLRDDSESSSTTDINNSTVGRGVVRKWQRKLPNE, from the exons ATGATTGACAAAACCGAGTTGAAGAAGGATGAAAGTCAGGACAGAAGCTTAATAGGTTTGCTATCTTGGTCTATCAAGGGTGTTCTCAATGTGCTCTTTAATAATAACAG CGAACAAGAAACTAAAATTATGGAGTCAATGGTGGAGAAGACTGAAACTAAAATTATGGAGTCAATGGTGGAGAAGACTGaggtgaagaaggaagaaattcCGGGTAGAAGCTTAGTAGATTTGGTATTCTCTTGGTCTCTCAAGGATGTTCTCAATGAAGATCTTCACAAACACCAG GTGAGAAAGATCCCAGAGACATTCTCCTCAACCACAGAGTACTTGACCTCATTCTGTGATGCACTTGTTGAAGAAACTCATGCTGACTTGTTGTCAAGCATGTCAACAGTATCCCAAGCACCTACGCGTGCAATATTTTCTGTTACGCAATCTGTGAAATGTAAACCACCCAAAGACCTCCTTTACCATGTTACACTTGAAAGTGTGAAAAGAATTGAGAATCATGGTGTGAGATATGAACCTGAAGTTAGAGACATCATTGCCATAACAGATGTAAGACCAAAATGCATTGATGATTTAGAAAGACAAAACAGGTCCTATGTTGTTGCTTTTGTTCTGAGTGTGAGATACGAAAGTTCTCTGACAATATTGTCCTCAAAGCCTATCTTGTTTGAACAtgacaagaacaagaagagacaGACTCTTTATGCAGTTCCCTTGGTAAACATGACCACAAATATTCGTATATGGAGGGCCTTGAACTCTAAGTTGGAAGGTGGGAACTTAAACATCATTCAGAATGTGCTGCAATCTAGTTCTATG GATGCTACAAATTGTACTACCTTCCTTATTGAAGAAAATTGCAATGCTGCCTTCGCAGCTATTAGTTCCAAAATCTGCTCTTCTGATTTAAATGACTCCCAAAAAGATGCAGTTCTTAGCTGCTTGGTAACTAGGGAAAGCAATCATCAGAATACTGTCAAATTAATATGGGGCCCTCCGGGAACTGGGAAAACCAAGACAGTTGGTGTGCTCTTATTCTCTCTGCTGAGAATGAAATGCAAAACACTTACATGTGCCCCAACTAATACTGCTGTTTTGGAAGTGACACAGAGACTTCTAAAGAACGTGACAGAGTCACTTGAATATGATACTTATGGGCTTGGAGATGTGGTTTTATTTGGAAATGGAAAGCGAATGAAGATTCTGGATCGCCATAACCTCCTTGATATATTCCTTGATAATCGAGTTAGCATACTACATGAATGCCTTGTTTCATCATCTGGTTGGAAAGGTAGTTTAACATCAATGATATGTTTGCTGGAGGACCCTAGACGGCAATACAATTTGTACTTGAATGACAGAAGCATGATAGACAATGAGGAGGAGAAAATTGACGACAAGAAGAGCAAGAAAAATGTGAGGAATGTTATTGTTAAAGCCTCAAATGAaaacaaatacaagaaaaatgaaggaCAGGTGGTTGACAAATGTGATAGTCATTTATCGTTTGAGGAATTTGTTCAAAGAAGATTCAATTGCATTTTACAGCGTTTGAAGTATTGTAATGTAAATTTGTGTACACACTTGCCaacttcttttatttcattAGAAGTGGTAAAGAAGATGAAGTTATCCCTTGATTTGCTCACATCTCTAGAAAAATTGTTGAGTAATGTTACTGTTGCTGACAAAGAATTAGAGCAAGTCTCTGAAGAAAATGATCAAAGATTTGGTCACTTGATGAAATATGGTTTTGTGAGAGGAGATTGCCTTCGGATACTTAGaacaattccaaaaaaattcccTGTTCCAGATTTTAGATATGAGTGggagattaaaaaattttgccTAGAAAATTCATGTCTATATTTCTGCACTGTATCAAGCTCTGCTAAATTACATGAAGTAAAGACTCAATGGGAAGTACTGGTTATAGATGAAGCTGCTCAGCTTAAAGAATGTGAATCCACAATTCCTTTACAACTTCCTGGCCTCCGCCTCGCTATTCTCATTGGGGATGAGCGGCAACTTCCTGCGATGGTTAAAAGCAAG GTTTCTGAGGAAGCTGGATTTGGAAGAAGTTTGTTCCAAAGGCTAGTATTGctagggaaaaataaaaaccttcttAATGTCCAGCATAGGATGCATCCATCCATAAGCTTATTTCCAAATAGGGTGTTTTATGAAAATCAGATTTTGGATGGCCCCAATGTCAAAGAAAGAAGGTATGAGAGGCGATTCCTTCAGGGAAATATGTTTGGCTCCTACTCTTTCATTAATATTGCACATGGAAAAGAGGAATTTGATTACAGCCATAGTCTCAAAAATATGGTTGAGGTTGCTGTAGCATCTGAGATTGTTGCAAGCCTTTTCAAAG AATTTGTTCGCACAAAGAAGAAAGTTAAAGTTGGTATCATCTCACCATAcaaggcacaagtctatgcaattGGAGAGAAGGTGAAACACTACAGTGCTGATTCTAATGATGACTTCTCAATTAGTGTTCGCTCTGTTGATGGTTTCCAAGGTGGTGAGGAGGATGTGATAATTATCTCAACTGTCAGATGTAATATGAATGGAGTTGTTGGTTTTCTTGAAAATCATCAAAGAGCAAATGTGGCACTAACCCGTGCAAG GCATTGCCTTTGGATATTGGGAAATGAAGCAACTTTAACTAAAAGTTGCACTATTTGGAAGGAATTAGTCATTGATGCCAAGAAACGGGGGCGTTTCTACAATGCTGATGTAGACAAGAACTTGGCTCAAGCTATTACGGTTGCCTTGGTTGAGCATAACCAAATACACATTTTACTCAACATGGATTCCTTTTTGTTCAGAAAGGCCAAATGGAAA gtCTCTTTCAgcaatgattttttgaattccATGTCGAGAGTGAAAAATGTTGAGACTTGTAAACAAGTGCTTACTTTATTGGAAAATCTAGCAAATGGTTGGCGTCAATCACACAGGAagaaaaacctctttttttattgGGGAACTTCTTCCCAATTATTGGAGCAGTATAAGGTCAATGGGTGTCTGAATCTTGTTTGGACTGTAGACATCCTTAAGGAAAATTCATAttacattcaaattttgaaggtCTGGGATATTTTGCCATTATCTGAAATACCAAGAGTAGCAAATCATCTTGATGTCTTATTTGAGAATTATACAGTGGATAAGATGAGTCAATGCAAATACAAATCTCTCAACGG GTGTTTACTTGTTCCAATGAGATGGTCAATTAACTCGTGTAGTTGTCCTGAAGTTGATCCTCTGCTATCACTGTCAAAATCATTGGTTTCACTCAGTCTGAGGGATGATTCAGAATCATCATCTACAACTGATAT AAATAACTCCACTGTGGGGAGAGGTGTTGTCAGGAAATGGCAAAGAAAGTTGCCTAATGAGTAA